The genomic DNA GGGGAACCTGAAGGAGATTGCCCCTGTGGTGCCGACGAACACGGCGAATGCCTCCCCTGTGATAACAACGAAAACTGATATTATTCGTAGCGGTGCCTGACAATATGGCCTTCCACCATGAAAATGATGTCTTCGGCAATATTGGTGGCGAGATCGGCAATACGTTCCAGATTGCGGGAAACCGAAAGGGCATTCATGGCTCGTTTGATAATTTGTGAATCTTTGATCATCAATTCCTCCAAAGAGGCATACATTGAGCGGTTCATCTGATCGACATCATCATCTTGCTGTAAAATTTTGCGGGCGGTTACCACATCCATATTCACCAAGGCATCCAAAGACTGGTGCACCATGCCTTGAACCTTTTCCACCATTTTGGTGAAATCAACGGGCAGTTTAATAGGGTCGTGCGTGGCCAAATACTTGGCGCGGCTGGCAATGCTAGCCGCCACATCGGCCATGCGTTCCAGGTCGTTATTCACTTTCATCACGGTAATAATAAAGCGCAAATCAGAAGCCACCGGCTGCTGAAGGGCCAGCATGCGTAAACATTCTTCTTCAATCTCATTTTCCTTGCGGTCAATGACATCATCTTCCCCCAATACTTCTTCAGCCTGATCGGCACGCCGGCGCACAAAGGAACTAATGGCCTTGTTAAGCATTTGTTCAACAACAGCACCCATGGCGAGAATTTCTTTTTTCAGGTGTTCCAGGTCTTTTTCTAAATGAATGGTCATGTTGAAGAAGTCAGTAGTCAGAATCCAGAAGTCAGAATAAAATCAAGAATGCTGACTACTGACTACTGACTACTTTATATTTTGTATATTTTGAATTAACATACTCTTTCCACAATCAACAACCCCGTTTTTCATCCATACCTGCCCGTAATATAGTCTTCTGTCTTTTTCTTTGAAGGATTTGTAAAAATGACATCCGCAGTATCAAACTCAATAACTTCCCCCAAATACATGAAGGCCGTAAAATCAGAAATACGGGCGGCTTGCTGCATGTTGTGGGTGACAATGAGGATGGTGACTCTTTCTTTTAAGCTTTCAACCAATTCTTCCACACGGGATGTGGCAATGGGGTCCAAAGCCGAGGTGGGTTCATCAAAAAGAAGAATTTCTGGATCGGTGGCCAAGGCCCTGGCAATGCACAACCTCTGTTGCTGCCCGCCGGAAAAATTATTGGCTGCCTGATGCAGGCGGTCTTTGACTTCATCCCAAAGGGCCGCCCCTTTCAGGGCATTTTCAACCTTGTCATCTATAAATGATTTGTTTGTTTCCCCCCTTATTTTAAGGCCATAGGCCACATTTTCATAAACTGATTTTGGAAAGGGATTGGGTTTTTGAAAAACCATCCCGATGCGCATGCGCACCTCAATGGGATCAACCCCTTTTCCAATAATATTAAAATCATCCGGGAAAAGAGTGATGGAACCTTCGTACCGGTTTCCCGGATAAAGGTCGTGCATCCGGTTAAAACAACGAAGATAGGTGGTCTTACCGCACCCGGAAGGCCCAATAAGGGCTGTTACCCTGTTTTTTGGAATGGAAAAATTGATGTTTTTTAAAGCCTGAACCTGGCCATAATAAAAATTAAGGTCTTTAACGGCGGCTTTTATTTCCAAACCTTCCAAAGGATCTGTCATAGAATCTCCCTACCCGCCTAGGCGGGCTACCATTTAATGCGTTTGCGAACGCGATAACGAATAACAATCGCCACGGCATTCATTAAAAGTGTCAAGCTCATCAAAACAATCCCTGCGGCAGCCGCATTGAAATGAAAAGCTTCCTGGGGTCTTGAAATCCAGTTAAACATTTGCACAGGCATCACTGTAAAACCCTCTTTAATCCATTCAAATGAAATAAAAGGAAAATCAGTCGAGATGGGTGATTGGGGTAAAAAGGCAATAAAGGTCAAAGCCCCAATCGTAATTAAAGGGGCTGTTTCTCCAATGGCCCGAGACAAAGCAATAATAATTCCGGTAAGAATACTGGGGGAAGCATAGGGAAGAACATGGTGCCGCGTTGTTTGCCACTTGGTCGCCCCCATGGCATAGGAAGCTTCGCGCATGGCTTGGGGAATGGCCCGAATGGCCTCGCGCGTGGCAATGATGATCATGGGCAAAATAAGAAGAGCCAAGGTTAAGCCCCCTGTAAGAATATTGCGCCCCAGATCAAGTTCATAAACAAACAATCCCAAAGCCATCAAGCCATAAACAATGGAAGGAACACCGGCCAAATTGGAAACATTGATTTCAATAATGTCGGTAAACCAGTTTTTTGGGGCATATTCTTCCAGATAAATTCCTGCGGCAATACCAAGCGGGATGGCTGCACAGGCCGTGACTGTCATGATGGCAATAGTCCCCACCCAGGCCGATAAAATACCGGCTTTTTCAGGAAAACGGGAAGGGTATGAAATAAAAAAATCCTTGGAAAACCGGGGAAGTCCGTCCAAAAACAAATCTCCCACAAGCACAGCCAACACCAACAGCGCCCCAAACATGGAAACAAGCCCCACAATGGAAAAAATAAAATCCCATCGTTTATGCTTGGCAATGATTTTTTTGATGTCGGACATATTTCCGCGTAGGGACCCCGCGGTGCGGGGTCCCTACATCAATATACCTCTCGATATTTTTTTCTAAGCCAATGCCCAATAATATTAAACACCAGGGTCATGCTTAAAAGTGAAAGCCCCGCTGCAAAAATGGTTCGATAACCAAGCCCCCCATGGGGTAAATCCCCCAGGCTTACCTGCACAATATAAGCCGTAATTGTTTCAGCAGGCTGGGTGGGATTAAACGTAAAATTGGGCTGCATCCCTGCAGCAATGGCCACCACCATGGTTTCACCCACGGCCCGTGAAATTCCCAAAATATACGCTGCAGCAATCCCTGAAATAGCCGACGGCATCACCACCTTTAAAGCTGTCTGCATTTTGGTCGCCCCCATGGCATAGGAACCTTCCCGCAAATACATGGGCACTGAATGGATGGCGTCTTCACTGACTGAACTTACATAGGGGATAATCATGATCCCAATAACAAGCCCGGCACTGAGCATATTAAAACCCGGAAGATCAGGAAAAATTTTCTGGAGTAGTGGCGTTACAAACAACAATGCAAAATATCCATACACCACCGTGGGCACGGCACTCAATAATTCCAAAAGGGGTTTTACTATTTCCCTTAAACGATGGGAGGCATATTCACTTAAAAAAATGGCCGCAATGGTTCCCAAAGGGATGGCCACACAAAGGGCCACAAAAGTTGTCGTCAGCGTACCGCTTAACAAGGGCAAAATGCCGTAATGGGGATTCTCAAAAAGTGGGGTCCATTGGGTATCGGTAATGAAATCAAAAAAAGAGACTTCACGAAAAAATTGCACCGATTCATAAACTAAAATCCCCACAATCCCCATGGTAATAAAAATGGAAGAAGAAGCGGCCAAGAGGAGAATGGCTTCAATCAATTTTTCCTTGGATTGACGAAAAAAACGCTTGGACATTTTTTGACTTCCCCTACACACAAAAAACAAAGGCCCCAAATGGGGCCCTTGTTTTTAACAAGTTGTTCCCAAAATCTCTATTATAATTTTGGAGATTTGGCCAAAACCTGCTCCACTTTCAAACCGCTTCCGGCATGAACATCAGCAAAGGAAGTTCCCAACACCTGCTTGTTCAATCTTTCAGCCACAAGCTGATAAGTCCCTGCGGGAAGGGGAACATATTTCACCTGGGCAACAAGACTTGCTGCCTGCGCCAGATAAAATTGCGCAAAAGCCTTCACTTGGGGCTTCTCAAGGGATTTCTTGTTGACATAGATGAATATGGGGCGGGAGAGAGGAGTATAAGTCCCGTTTTCAACAGTTTCCTTGGAAGGAGCCACAGGGCCTTTGCCGTTATCAATGGCCAGGGCTTTGAGCTTCCCCTGGTTTTCGGCATAATAAGCATAACCAAAATACCCAAGGCCGTTCACATCCGTGGCGACTCCTTGCACCACGACATTGTCATCTTCGCTGGCCGTATAATCCCCACGGCTAGATTTGGCTTTTCCCACGGTGGCTTCGGTAAAATATTCAAACGTCCCTGAATCCGATCCTGCCCCATAAAGTTTTAAGTTTTGATTAGGCCAGGAAGGATTTATCTGATTCCATTTGGTCACAACCCCTTGAGCTTCGGGCTGCCACATTTTTTTCAACTCTTCCACCTTGATGGAGGAAAGGGGATTTTTTGGATTCACAACAATGGTGAGGGCATCATAGGCGACTGGAAGCTCAACATATTGAATCCCGGCATCCTTGCAGATTTGCATTTCTTCGGCCTTAATGGGTCGGGAAGCATCTGAAATATCAATTTCTCCACGACAGAACTTCTTAAAACCTCCTCCAGTACCAGAAATACCCACAGTGACTTTTGCCCCACGATTGGCAATTTGAAATTCTTCAGCAACTGCTTCGGTTATGGGAAACACGGTGCTCGAGCCATCTACAGTCACCAACCCCGTTACACCGGCATATGATTTAAGCGCGATCAAAGTTACAAACAAACTTGCAAGAATCAATTTTGTTTTCATAAAAAACTCCTTAATAATTTTCAGCGGTAAAGGCACAGGGCTTAACGCCTTGTGCCCGCCACCTGAATGAAATTAGATATTAATTTGGAAACGGGTCATCACCGAGTTGGAATGTCCTGAATTCTTAAGATCGGCAAACCCGTAGTTCACCATGACGCGAACATTGGGGTTAAGATACCAATTCACGCCGGCGGTATAATCAGTCAGAATGCCGCCAAGAACGCTTTCGTCATTAAGATCAACACGGGAATAACGAGCCGCCAACTGCCAGGCACCCAAACCACCTTCTCCGTTAAGGAAATTGTTCTTGGGTTTCACGGATCCAAAAACACCGTTGCCTTTTTTGTAATCGCGATGCTCACCGGTTAAAATGTAGCTAGCCTCCGCGTAAAATCCGTTGAAATTGGGATTTTGAACACCGGTTCCATCCGCGTTTACAAATGCATTGATGTATTCCCCCTGAAAAGAGAAGGGTTTGTAGACAAGGGCAAATTCAGTACCGATTAAATGCGCATTAGCCGCGGCAATACTTCCTGTATTGACATAATTGCCCGTAATGCCGTTTTCGGCGCGGGCAAAGCTGGTGGCATGATCGGCATAGTTCTGAAAACTGTAGGATAATCCTAAATGAACCAGTTTTTCTCCATCATCTTCATACCAGGGAAGGCCTGTTATGCGGCCTGTCAGATCAATATTGCCCCCTTCTTCAAGGCGGCCACGATTATCTGTGTCTTTAAATACACCGGCCTGCCAGGACATTCTGCCATCTAAAGGATCGTTATGGATTTGGAAACCCAAATTGCCGCCGATGCAGAAGGTACATGCATTGGCTACTTCCATGAATGTATTGGCATTGCTGCTGATATATTCATTCAATCCGAAAGGTTCCTTCATGTAACCGACCCGGATTCCTCCAACAACGGGGATATCAGCCACACCAAGATACAGGTAGTCTCTAAATTCAACGCCACCGGCATTGGCAAAGTCAAATTCACCCTGGAATTCAAATCGTTCGTAAAACAAACCACCCAGCTCAATACGGGCTCGGCGAATTTCAGCGCCGGAATCCAGATTTAAGGGGCCTAAATCATCGATCAGTTCCTGGTCGGCATTGTTGTAAGCCACATCGGTATGCAAACGTCCCCCAATTTTGAACTTGAATTTTTTGTCCGCAGTCTGAAAATTCACGCCTTCCTTCCAAAAAACACGGAAGGTATTGGGATCTTCAGAAGAGGAGGAAGAGCTTCCATTGGCCATACCTACAAGCGGCATCACCAAACTTAAAGCCAGGGCCAAAACCCCGACCTTTTGATTAAATTTTTTCATGTTATCTCCTTATTAATGGTGTTTAGTAGGGGCCGTTCGCAAACCGCCTTACACGGATTCCCAAACGGCCGCCTACACTGGCGGCGATATCTATTCGGAGTGTGTGAAGATTATATAAAGAGGAGATAAATCTTGTAGGGAGTGACCGATCCCTGAGCGAAGTGGTCCCTGAGCGGAGTCGAAAGGTCGAAGGGCGGGCACCTCGGCTCCGCTCGGTGACCAACAAAATAGCCCCTACGAAACCAAAGGTAGGGTCACCCAAAAAGTACTTCCGGAACCCAGCGAGCTTTCAACCCCCACCGTACCCCCAAAGGCATAAGTCAAATGCTTCACAATGGCCAGCCCCAGCCCCGTGCTTCCCTGGTTTTGGGAACGGGATTTGTCGACACGGTAAAACCGTTCAAAGACACGGGCACAATCATCGGCAGCCAGCCCAATCCCTGTGTCCTTTACCTTTAAAGTAACCACCCCATCTTGGGTATGTAACTCGACACAAACAGATCCCCCTTCCGGCGTATACTTGATGGCGTTGCTCACCAAGTTATCAACAATCTGTCTTAAACCCTCGGCTTCGGCATGCACTTTCATCGGAGACTCTTGGATAAATAATTCCAGGTTTTGTTTTTTAAGCTGAGCCGATGGCAAAAGATTCTGATAGGCTGTTTGAACCACATCTCTTAAATCCAGAATTTTCAGGTCTGAAAAAGGTCGGTTTGATTCAATGCGTGAAAGGGTGAGAAGATCCGTCACCAAATCGGACAAGCGCAGGGCCTGATCTTTTATTTTTTCCAGAAAACTTTTTTGCTGAGCCGCTTCCATGACAGGGTCATCCAAAATGGTTTCGGCCAAACCGCGAATCACGGTGACTGGCGTTTTTAATTCATGGGAAACATTGGCCACAAAATCACGCCGCACTGTTTCAAGCTTGCGCAACTCGGTAATGTCATCCATCACCACAAGAACACCCCATTGTTGGTTTCCTCCTTGAATGGGTACGGCATTTAAACGAATGATCTGGTCCCCTTTTGCTGTAAACAAGGCCACCTCTTTTTTATGGGCCGTTTTGGTTTTAAAAACACGGGTCACCAGGTCATTTAAATCGGAAATGCGGCTTACTTCCCAAATTTTTCTTCCCATGGAAATAAGGGGATCCACGTTCATGATGTCCCCACAGGCCTTGTTCATATGAACGACATCTTCCTGGTCATCTACTGCCACAACGCCCTCTTCCATGGCGGCCAGGATGGCCGATAATTTTTGTTGGTCGGTACTTAGATCTTCAAGTTGACTTTTTTTCTTGGCACACAATTCATGGATACTTTCCATCAGAGAAGAAAAATCTTTCCCCAACATCTCTTCGGAAATCGGCATGTTTAAAATGGGTTGAACCGCACGAAGGACCGCGCGTTTTAAAAAACGATTGGGAAAAAGCCGCCAAAAAAAGCCGTTTTTACTCATCGCCAAACTTGTAACCCACTCCACGGATCGTTTCAATAAGATCCCTCTTTTTCCCCAGCTTCTTGCGAATGACCCGAATATGCACATCGATGTTCCTGTCAACCACAACGGCATCTTCGCCAATGACGCGATTAAGAAGTTGTTCACGGCTAAAAACGCGCCCTGGATGGGAAGCTAAAAAATGAATGAGACGAAATTCAGTGGCCGTAAGAACGATGGGGGTTCCGCCCACCTTTACTTCATGGCGGGGCAGGTCAATGACAAGGTCTTTAAGTTCAATACGATCTTTGGCATCTTCATCCTGCAAACTATTAATGCGTCTTAAAACGGCTTTTACACGAGCCAAAAGCTCTTTGGGGCTAAAGGGTTTTTTCACATAATCATCGGCCCCAACACCCAGGCCCAAAACCACATCGCTTTCCTCTCCCTTGGCCGTCATCATGATCACGGGAATCGACCGCGTTACCGCATCCGACTTCAACTTTCGGCACACTTCAATTCCATCCATGCCGGGAAGCATCACATCTAAAAGGACAATATCGGGCGATTCATTTTTAACCAGCTTCAGCCCGGAAAACCCATCTTTAGCAATAACAGGTTTGTAACCTTCTTTTTGCAGATTATACCGGACAAGCTCCGCAATATCAGGTTCATCTTCAATAATGACCACTTTGATCGGTTCCATTTTTTTCCCCCAACTTTTTGGGAACCTATACGACCACAATCGTAAAGAGAATGTAAAGAAGGGATTAAAATTGGCTGGCAATGAACAAAAGATGAGCGACGAAAAACTAAGCCTCTTTTGCTTCTCGATCCTCACGGCTATGCCAAAGATGGGCAATGCTTACGCGTTTTTTTTCGGCACGATAACGAATGACATAATTTCCCTTCCCAAAAGGAACCAAAAGCTCACGAATTCCTGTAAGGTGATCTAATTCATACCCTATCAAGGGGTGCTCTTTAAGAATTTCAAAAGCTTGCCTAAGGCGCTTGGCTGCTTTTTTTAAAGAAGAAGGGTTTCTCTCTGAAATGAAAATATAAAGTCTCTGAAGATCCTCGATGGCAACGGGGGAAAAAACAAGTTTCATGGTCAGATTTCACCCTCATTCGTCCATGAATCCAAAGTGGCAAATACTTTATTAGCTGGAATTCCATGGCCTTCATCGATTTGCTCAAGGCCTTTTAAGGTGCGTTTATCATGAGACTCTTCAATCGCTTTGCCTTTTAAATATTCTTTTAAAGCTTGTTTGGCACATTCGCTCTTACTTACACCCATCTTACGCGTATATCGTGTAAGTTGTTTATCTAAATCATCATCTAATCTTACACCTAACATAAAGCCTCCTTTGTTTAACAAACGTTAAACTAACATACCCTGATAAAGAATCAATGTATTTTTAAAAAGAATCAATGGGATGAACCCCGACCAAGGGACTGGACAATTTATCTTACTTGAGGGAAAAACATTTAAACCGGCACATGAAACCAATCCTGTGCCTCAACCATTAACAAACATGCTTTGGCTAAAAAACTGGGACTTACCTTCCACTAATTCCCCCAATTATTTTACGGTGCCTTTACCGAAATGGTTCTCTCGGGCAAATAT from Deltaproteobacteria bacterium GWA2_45_12 includes the following:
- a CDS encoding phosphate transport system regulatory protein PhoU, with amino-acid sequence MTIHLEKDLEHLKKEILAMGAVVEQMLNKAISSFVRRRADQAEEVLGEDDVIDRKENEIEEECLRMLALQQPVASDLRFIITVMKVNNDLERMADVAASIASRAKYLATHDPIKLPVDFTKMVEKVQGMVHQSLDALVNMDVVTARKILQQDDDVDQMNRSMYASLEELMIKDSQIIKRAMNALSVSRNLERIADLATNIAEDIIFMVEGHIVRHRYE
- a CDS encoding phosphate ABC transporter ATP-binding protein, producing MTDPLEGLEIKAAVKDLNFYYGQVQALKNINFSIPKNRVTALIGPSGCGKTTYLRCFNRMHDLYPGNRYEGSITLFPDDFNIIGKGVDPIEVRMRIGMVFQKPNPFPKSVYENVAYGLKIRGETNKSFIDDKVENALKGAALWDEVKDRLHQAANNFSGGQQQRLCIARALATDPEILLFDEPTSALDPIATSRVEELVESLKERVTILIVTHNMQQAARISDFTAFMYLGEVIEFDTADVIFTNPSKKKTEDYITGRYG
- a CDS encoding phosphate ABC transporter, permease protein PstA; this encodes MSDIKKIIAKHKRWDFIFSIVGLVSMFGALLVLAVLVGDLFLDGLPRFSKDFFISYPSRFPEKAGILSAWVGTIAIMTVTACAAIPLGIAAGIYLEEYAPKNWFTDIIEINVSNLAGVPSIVYGLMALGLFVYELDLGRNILTGGLTLALLILPMIIIATREAIRAIPQAMREASYAMGATKWQTTRHHVLPYASPSILTGIIIALSRAIGETAPLITIGALTFIAFLPQSPISTDFPFISFEWIKEGFTVMPVQMFNWISRPQEAFHFNAAAAGIVLMSLTLLMNAVAIVIRYRVRKRIKW
- a CDS encoding phosphate ABC transporter permease subunit PstC; amino-acid sequence: MSKRFFRQSKEKLIEAILLLAASSSIFITMGIVGILVYESVQFFREVSFFDFITDTQWTPLFENPHYGILPLLSGTLTTTFVALCVAIPLGTIAAIFLSEYASHRLREIVKPLLELLSAVPTVVYGYFALLFVTPLLQKIFPDLPGFNMLSAGLVIGIMIIPYVSSVSEDAIHSVPMYLREGSYAMGATKMQTALKVVMPSAISGIAAAYILGISRAVGETMVVAIAAGMQPNFTFNPTQPAETITAYIVQVSLGDLPHGGLGYRTIFAAGLSLLSMTLVFNIIGHWLRKKYREVY
- a CDS encoding protein sphX; translated protein: MKTKLILASLFVTLIALKSYAGVTGLVTVDGSSTVFPITEAVAEEFQIANRGAKVTVGISGTGGGFKKFCRGEIDISDASRPIKAEEMQICKDAGIQYVELPVAYDALTIVVNPKNPLSSIKVEELKKMWQPEAQGVVTKWNQINPSWPNQNLKLYGAGSDSGTFEYFTEATVGKAKSSRGDYTASEDDNVVVQGVATDVNGLGYFGYAYYAENQGKLKALAIDNGKGPVAPSKETVENGTYTPLSRPIFIYVNKKSLEKPQVKAFAQFYLAQAASLVAQVKYVPLPAGTYQLVAERLNKQVLGTSFADVHAGSGLKVEQVLAKSPKL
- a CDS encoding DNA-binding response regulator, with the protein product MKVVIIEDEPDIAELVRYNLQKEGYKPVIAKDGFSGLKLVKNESPDIVLLDVMLPGMDGIEVCRKLKSDAVTRSIPVIMMTAKGEESDVVLGLGVGADDYVKKPFSPKELLARVKAVLRRINSLQDEDAKDRIELKDLVIDLPRHEVKVGGTPIVLTATEFRLIHFLASHPGRVFSREQLLNRVIGEDAVVVDRNIDVHIRVIRKKLGKKRDLIETIRGVGYKFGDE